The following are encoded in a window of Bacillus sp. SORGH_AS_0510 genomic DNA:
- the ric gene encoding iron-sulfur cluster repair di-iron protein → MTFPFNTNSLVKDIVNELPKTSDVFKKNRIDFCCGGNITLSDAAGQNGLNIDHLLAELEEVFQKFENAEKNVEVWTDSDSNTIINHIITNYHRASAEELSMLSPYVTKVSRVHGDNHPELLKVYELFYEFKKELMEHMEKEEVVVFPLIKQLADGTVENREEAINMIVELEKEHDHAGEILREIRAVTSDYALPLDACGTYRLVYARLEALEGLTFMHVHLENNILFPRYLS, encoded by the coding sequence ATGACTTTCCCATTTAATACTAATTCATTAGTTAAAGATATTGTAAACGAATTACCAAAAACAAGTGACGTATTCAAGAAAAACCGCATTGATTTTTGTTGTGGTGGTAATATTACACTTTCAGATGCAGCGGGTCAAAATGGACTAAATATTGACCATTTATTAGCAGAATTAGAAGAAGTCTTTCAGAAGTTTGAAAATGCTGAAAAGAATGTAGAGGTTTGGACTGATTCTGATTCAAATACCATTATCAATCATATCATTACCAATTACCACCGTGCTTCTGCAGAAGAATTATCCATGCTTAGTCCATATGTAACAAAGGTATCCCGTGTACACGGCGATAATCACCCAGAGTTATTAAAGGTCTATGAGCTATTTTATGAATTTAAGAAAGAACTGATGGAGCATATGGAAAAAGAAGAGGTTGTTGTCTTTCCATTAATTAAACAGCTTGCTGACGGAACAGTAGAAAACCGTGAAGAAGCAATCAATATGATTGTTGAACTTGAGAAAGAGCATGACCATGCAGGTGAAATTTTACGGGAGATTAGAGCCGTCACATCCGATTATGCCCTTCCATTAGATGCTTGCGGCACATACCGCTTAGTCTATGCGCGGTTAGAAGCACTTGAAGGGTTGACCTTCATGCATGTACATCTTGAAAATAATATCCTGTTTCCACGGTACCTATCATAA